The genome window ATTTGAACATGGTAGACAAGCATGTAGTATtcattctctctgtgtgtatatacagggcattcgggaaagtatttggaacccttaactttttccacattttgttatgtaacagccttgttctaaaatggataagTGTGCCCGCAGATTCCTGTACCTGAATTTTTGGGGACTGGGGCCTCATTGGTGTCACGAACCAGAGGGCAATAAACCTAAGGACACTAAGCCTTTGATATGTCTGGAAGTCGGCTTCCATTGCTCCGAGTGGCAAGATCCTCACAACTATGAGCCTGAACACTCACGTGCGCATCCACAACGGAGAGAAACCTTACGAATGCAAGGAGTGCGGCAAAATATTCACGAAGGGCAGCAGTTTAGGCAAACACCTGCTCACCCAGTGCTCTCTGCATCGCCTGGCCCTGGTGTGCTGCCAGCAGGGAGGCCTCGACGGTGAGGGGAACAGAAATGAATAGACCTTTTAgaatatagtttttttttttaagattgaATAATAGATCCTCGCCCACTGTGTGTGTAACTGACAGTTAGacttacaggttatgtcgttgtTTTGTGTTTGAATTGTTTACGTGTCCGCTGTGCGGGGGAAATGATAAGACAAGCGGAACTACGTAGCTAATaactgttgtaacggggatccttaTTGTAGCAACACACTTTTGGAGGGAAGGCAATCCCGCGCTGTGTTAGCTAAGTTTTCATGTCATCGGGTGTAGTTCATAAAGTTTGAAGCGTGTATGTTAGGATGGTAACGTTATAATAATTAAGGATGAAGCGTGAATTCATGCCAGGAATAATAAGTGTGAAGTTTGATTTCCTCCCTTCTGTAATAAGCAGCCAATGAggtatttttcctttattcatgTGTTTAATCTGATACTGTTATAGCGCCGGCTAAACTGTTTATGTATGTAAACACTTCAGAGTTATACCAAGCTAATAAGTCACTCGTAAGATAAGGTTGTAAGAGTGTGCTTAACTGTATTTTTCATTTACTTTATAGTTCTCACGGAAGGTGATAATTCTGACTAAATCTACAGAATAAAGCCGCCAGTTAAAATCAAGGAACGGTTGTGCTCGTGGTTACTGGAGGGAGCTATAGTGTGTTTGTAAGTTTtagaatacctactcattcaagactttttctttatttttacttttttctacattgtagagtaatagtgaagacatcaaaactgaaataacacaaggaatcatgtagtaaccaataaagtgttaaacatgtattttatatttgagattcttcaaattgccttgacagctttgcacactcttgccattctctcaaccagctttatgaggtcacctggaatgcatttcaattaactgatgtgtcttcttaaaagttaatttgtggaattactttccttcttaatgcgtttgagccaatcagttgtgttgtgacaaggtaatggGGGTATACAGAggaaagccctatttggtaaaataccaagtccatattatggcaagaacagctcatcattactttaagacatgaaggtcagtcaatacggaacatttcaagaactttgaaagtttcaagtgcagttgcaaaaaccatcaagcactatgatgaaactggctctcatgaggaccgccacaggaacggaagacccagagttacctctgctgcagaggataagttcattagagttaccagcctcagaaactgcagcccaaataaatgcttcacagagttcaagtagtagacacgtctcaacatcaactgttcagaggagactgtgtgaatcaggacttcatggttgaattgctgtaactaaaccactactaaagcacaccaataataagagacttgcttgggataagaaacacgagcaatggacgttagaccggtggaaatttgtcctttggtctggagtccaaattggagatttttggttccaaccgctgtctttgtgagacgtggtgtgggtgaatggatgatctccgcatctgTATTTCCCACAATAAAGcatggaggtgttatggtgtgggggtggtttgctggtgacactgtctgatttatttagaattcaaggcacatttaaccagcatggctacgacagcattctgcagcgatacaccatcccatctgatttgggctttgtgggactatcatttgtttttcaacaggacaatgacccaacacaactccaggctgtgtaagggctattttactaaGAAGGATCCCCCGAAtaccccgacctcaaccaaattgagatggtttgggttgagttggaTCATAGATTGATTTgatttctacatgattccatatgtgttatttcatagttttgatgtctaaactattattctacaatgtagaaaatagtaaaaataaagaaaaacccttaaattagtatgtgttctaaaactttttgccggtagtgtatatatatatatatacatatatttataaaatataaGAGCTTTATAGAATATAACTTTATTGTCCAACATTTAGGGTTATATTCTCTAGTCCCAATAACTATTTAAAGTTACCTCTTCTCCTCACtttcccctgtgtgtgtgcgtgcatgtgtcagGTGTGAGTGAGGGAGTGTGTGTCCAGAGAAACAGCAGCTGGTCCTTCCTCCACTGCCCAGAGGAGGATGAGTGTGCCAACGGCCACCACCACTGTAACATCACCCAGGACTGCCATGACCTGACCCAGGGATACCACTGCACCTGCAAGCAGGGCTACGTTCTCAGCCGGTAGGAAGCCACACGTCACAATCATCATTAACGGCAGAAGAAGTAGCACTTGGATACCTCAGCAGCtatacacacacaacctcatcatCATTACATCATCACAATCATCAGTACTACCACTCCACCTGTCCTGCAAACACGGCTACATATTCAGTTGGTATACATACATAGTATcctgaaaaggttctacagctgtaccattgagagcatattgactggctacatcattgcttggtatggcaatagcaccgaCCTCGATCGTATGGCGCTACATAGGGTTTtgggacagcccagtacatcattggggccgagctccctgccatccaggacatctatattaGGAGGTGTGGAAGGAaggcatcaagtctgacaccaacaggctcttgaacagcttctatccccaaacaATAAGACTGATAATTAGCTACCAAAATAACTACACAGACTGAGTTTGTCCtgtatctttattgaccttttatttcaatattttcactctcacagggccctacacactcacacactgtcactccaacacacacacacaaacactcactccatcatctgctcactcacacattatatgcacatacatttatactgactctacacaacaagctgctgctactctgtttatcttaaatcctgttgcctagtccccttatccctatacatatctacctccatcactccagtatccctgcacatgtaaatatggtattggaacagactttttaaatatttcctgtatatagtatcCTTCTTGCTTACTTTATTGCTTATTTCATATTTCCtcttcttatttcttgtttttttctagtaatacattgattattgcattgttgggttttgagtttgcaagaaaggcatttcactgtacttgtgtatGTGACATAGAAACTTGAAAACAAACAGGGCTACATATTCAGTAGGTATACATCCATAGTATCCGTTTAagtttctcctctttctctctactccctccctgcAGTGTGTCAGGCCAGTGTGAGCCGGTCTGTGCTCAGGGCTGTGTCAACGGGACCTGTGTGTCCCCGGGAGTGTGTCAGTGTCACTTTGGCTTTGTGGGGGACAATTGCTCGTCTCAGTGTCGCTGTAACAAACACAGCAACTGTAAAGGAGTGTCTGAGCCTGACAAGTGTCTGGAGTGTAAAAACAACACTATGGTGAGtggggcagacacacacacacacacagtatttaaACTGTAAGATTATGCATGTCACAGCCCAATGTGTTTCTTGAGTAACAAAACACTAGTGACACACTGGTGCTGATCCCAGGTCAGATTCCCAGTTCATTCAGTGTATCATATACTGATGATTATGTGGtttgtggctctctctctcttgttccagGGTGATCACTGTGAGAAGTGTAAGCCCCTGTATGTGGGGTCGGCGGTGGGTGGGGGGACGTGTCGCCCCTGTCGGGAGTTCTGCAGGGGGAACAGCGCAGTGTGTCTGTCCCGGGACGAACACAAGAGGGCGCTAGACCACCCCCAAGACCACCCTCTGGACCCAGACAGCGtaagtgactcactgtctgttttAGTTCATTTATATGTTCTCTCCATCTTGCTTTGAGTTTACTAATGGATTACGTTTGATCTAATCAACAGCATCTTTTGTGGTCATATCATGATTTATGTGCCAGCTAGAAACTCACTGTATAGGAACAGGTATACCATCTTGGATGTCATTTAACTACATTTCTCTTGTTGAACTCCCTCTCCTTTATCAGATTGTTCAGTGGGTGTCGGAGGGTCCTACAGAGGACTCAGCGGTTTGTGTGAGCTGCCAGAACAACAGCGTGGGGGACAAGTGTGAGAGCTGCCTCAGCGGCTACTTCCTACTGCAGGGGAACTGTGACAAGTGAGTAGTGATTCCTTTAAAATTAACTAGCCACATCTAATTCACTTgtaatcagtggtggaaaaagtactaaaatctcatacttgaataaaagtaaagataccttaatataaaattactcgaagtaaaagtgaaagtcacccagtaaaagtatttggttttaaatatacttaagtatcaacagTAAATGTAGTTGCTGTTCTCTCTCCTGTTCCAGGGTGATCACAGTGAGAAGTGTAAGCCCCTGTATTTGGGGTTGGCAAGGGGACATGCCTGTCTGTTTTAGTTCATTTATATGTTCTCTCCAACTTGCTTTGAGTTCATTATTaatcacatgctccgaatacaacaggtgtggaccttatagtgaaatgctttcttacgagctcctaaccaacaatgcagttttaaaaaatacggataagaataagaaataaagtaacaagtaattcaaGAGAATTATGTGCTAGCTAGACACTCACTGTGTAGGAATCGGTATACCATCTTGGATGTCATTTAACTGCATTTCTCTTGCACTTGTATTTCTtgtttcttctccctctctggaATCCTTCTCGCAGTGCGCCAAGTGCAAAGACTCCTTCAACGGCACGCCGGTAAATGAGCACCAGTGCTACCAGCAGTTCATCGTGGACAATGAGTGCTGTGTCGACCCCCACCAACCGCAATCTGCCCAAGGGAAGCACCGTCTTCTTCGCTGCCCAGCCAAAGTTCACCAACGTGGACATCCGGGTCACCATCGACGTGACCTTCGGGGAGGTGGAGGTGTACGTGTCCAACTCCCATGACACCTTCATCGTAGAAGTGGACCTCCACACAGGCATCCACGCCATCAAGATCGAGGACGAGTCGGCGGCCCGAGGTGGGGCGAGCGGGGGGGATAAGGAGACGCCTCCATCACCTATGAAGGTGTATGCCAACTCCTAATCCAGCCTGGGTGGGCCCATGCTCCCCAACACCCCCTTGCAGCTCCACGCCAAGCCCCAGGGGGCGGACAGGGAGGTACGGGAGGCCAAGACGGAGGGGCTCATCTCCTACATCACGGTGTGGAAGCCCCAGACGGTGCTGATTGTTCGAGGTGTCCGTGACCGCGTGGTCATCACCTTCCCCCATGAGGTCCACTCCCTGAAGTCCAGCCGCTTCTACATCGCCCTGCGCGGTGTAGGCACAGAGGAGAGACGGGGCGAGTCCCAGGGCCTGCTCTTCCTCCGCCAGGACCAGGCCCACATCGACCTGTTCGTCTTCTTCTCctgcttcttcctcttcctctgcgTCCTCCTCTGGAAGATCAAGCAGTTCATGGACTTCCGCCGAGAGCAGAGGCGTCATATCCAGGAAATGACCAAGATGGCGTCCAGGCCTTTCGCCAAGCTCACTGTCTATTTGGAGCCAGATGAGCCCCAGCTCTCATCAGGGggcggaggggtggggggcagtgCCGTGTCCCTGGCCCATGCACGCACAGGCAAGCTGGGGGCCGTTGTAGTTGGCCAGAGGGGGCGAGCTGGAGCCGTCTCCTACAAATACGAGTCAGGCGCAGGCCTCACcgtccaccatcaccaccaccttacCCTGGGCGGAGGGGGCAACAGTGGGCAACATCTGCCCCTGCATTACCTCAACACCCACCACTATGTCCCCACCACCGCCAACACCACGGCCTCACACCACGgcctcacaccaccaccacccatccTCCCACAGCGGCTACCAACACTTCTGCCGCTCCGACCCCTTCCTGTCCCAGCTCATGGGCTTCTCCTACTCCACCTTCAAGGTGGCCACGGTCCTCATCCAGCTGCCGGGGGGCATCCTGGCCCCTAATCGCGCCTGCCTGGGGTCCGCCCTGGTCACACTACGGCAGAATCTCCAGGAGTACTGTGGTCACGGCAATGGAGGGGGACACCCCGGGGCGGGAGGGGAGCGCAAAGGCCTGCTAGGGCATCAgcacctcaccaccatggctaTGTAGAGGGGGGGCGAACATGTGCTTTATACCCCAAAAAGTGACAATCAAACATTGCCAATAAAAACAAGAGATAGAAGGCTTAGTCCACCTGGATGTGCAACATCGAATTGACAGGATAGGAATAAAGAAAGTGATGCTTGTTTGTCAGATGTTTTTTTATATCATGGCAGTAATGATGAGTGAAATTAATTATAACTTAATATATGGTAGGCTTTTAAGCTATGTTTATTAACTCAAAACCCTAAGTATATATTTGTACATGTTCATTCACATGACCTGTTACATGGTTCTTTATCGGTTTCTGTTGTATTTGTTTCTCTGCTCATCTGTCTCCAGTTCTTATGCATTTGTGAACTCCCAGGACTACACTAAACAATCCTGTTGTGTATCGTTTCCTATTGTGAGGCTTATGGAGCACATATTTAGCAAAGCAACACTTTTGACACATTTCATGtcttttaaatatattttgttacaaATGAAGGATTTAACTAGGTTGTTattgtagtatctgggatctacatctgtttatattagttactatgctgttactaagcagtgatgTATTACGGCAGTGTTACGctactacacctaataggaaatgcacatgcgcactatTGTGCCGGgaactgtagagcacgagaggttttgactaaacgaaatCTAAttgtactcccgtctcctgccaGTCCAGAACATCTCAAAGGTCTAAGCCAAGTTGCTACAGATGTGGGGGAGATAATCATCAGCACAGTGAATGTCGATTCCAAAATGAAAAGTGCCACAATTGTGGAAAGGTTGGACATTTACAGAGAGTGTGTAAAGCCTCAAAACGCACAGCAAGAGCGCACAAAGTGTCAGACGCAGCACAAGAAGAGGAAGGTACAACTGAAACAGTATTGGAACTGTTCACAGTGTACACagctcaacaacaaaaagatgGAATCTATCTCAACATGGAGTTAGTGGGAAAACCAGTAAAAATGCAGCTGGACACCGGAGCGTCTGTATCTCTGGTTCCAGAGAGACTCTACAAAGGAAAACTGAAAGAGTGCCCTCTTCAGCCAGCGTCCATCCGCCTTTCTTCATACACTGGTGACACTATTCCTGTGTTAGGGCAGATCCAGGTACCAGTCCGGTATGAGGGGAAGGAGTGGACGCTACCGCTTGTCATTGTTAAAGGAGAAAAATCAGCCTTGCTAGGCAGAAACTGGCTACAAAAGATCAAGTTGAACTGGGGAGAAATCTTCAGTCTGAGAAATGACAAACCAGTGAGTCAGGCtacactcactaacatgctggagaagcacaaataacttttcaaagatggctacggCGAAATACAAGACTTCACAGCAAAAGTCAGAGTGCAAGAAGGAACCAAGCCTATCTTTCACAAACCACGTCCAGTTCCCTATGCTCTTAAGGGAGCAGTAGAGAAGGAACTGGACCGCCTACAGAAGAATAACATAATCACGAAAGTAGCGAGGAGCGACTGGGCCGCTCCGATTGTTGTTGTCCCAAAGAAAGACAAGACCGTCAGAATGTGCGGTGACTACAAGGTCACAGTAAATCGCTGCATACTACCAGAGGAATATCCACTACCAAACGCTGAAGATTTGTTTGCCACTCTAGCTGGTGGGAACGGAGTCAGAACAGTCTCTGACCATCAATACTCACAAGGGGCTATTCAGATTCAATCGCTTGGCCTATGGAATCTCGACAGCTCCAGCGATATTCCAACACACAATGGATCAGATCTTGGACGGTATCGACAATGTTGTGTGCTTCATGGACGACATCCTCGTGTCAGCACCAACCATTGGAGAGCACCTTATATCTGACACGACCATCAATCTTCTCAGACACCTGTTCGCATCCTTTGGACTAGTCAAGGAGCTCGTATCGGACAATGGCCCTCCTTTCACGTCAAACGATTTTGAAATGTTTCTCAAGAACAACAGAGTAAGGCACATCCTGTCACCACCTTAACATCCGGCATCAAACGGAGCAGCGGAGAGAGCCGTGCAAACCTTTAAGAAGGCCTGGACTAGACTCGAGGTTCAGTCTGTGCCCACCCACCAAAGGCTTCCCCGGTTCCTGTTTACTTAccgtaacacaccacacacagtaacggaatgtacaccagctgaactgtttctgagacgccaaccacgtacccgcctgacattgttgaaaccagacttgtcaagcactgtggcaaagcaccagctacagcagaagaaagttcatgacagacactcaaagactgtcagagaattcaaagagggagagagggtgatggtacGTGATTTCAGACACCCCAAGCGCCTGTGGAACTCAGTTGTGATCTTGCAACGCAGAGGACCTTTGACATACCAAGTCCAAATTGGTCATCGCCAGGTCAACGTTCATGTGGATCATCTGCTACGGTCCAACGCCCCAGCAGAGACATGCCCGAGAGAACAAGAACAAAAACGACCCCCAGGACTATTCTCCTGACTGTGGACGTACGGGAGAGACAGAGCCTGACCTTCCACCCGAACCTGGCCCACCACCGGAAGCCCAGGAGGAGCGGAGATATCCTATTCGACAGCGAAGGGCACCTCAAAAGCTTGACCTGTGAGTTGAGCTGTTTAAGGAggtaacagacagtaaaacaaacaaacactttaatatgtcctagataaaaggaaagaaaaaggACATTACCTGGGTTAGTTATTAGGACATAAACTCCATCTTCGGGGCAGAATATTCCCCAGGATTTGTGCTGGGCTCTGAAAAGTCTGCTTCAACCCAGTAGTTGAAAAATGTTTAAGAATGCATTGTTCAGATATGGCATTAGTAGTTCCCTAACATATTTACCTTGTTCTCTGGGAGTTAAACACTATGGGGGAGGAGTGTggtatctgggatctacatctgtttatattagttactatactgttactaagcagtgatgtattacggcagtgttacgttactacacctaatagggaATGCACATGTGCACTATTGTGCCGGgaactgtagagcacgagaggttttgactaaacgaaatctaactgtactcccgtctcctgcctggtcatttctccacaacacaaatattacagttATCAGACCTTTATCCCTGTAGCCATTTTATGAGTGGATAACATaacacactaaacaatacatcgTTTTTTATTTCAGTTATTTGATATGAACTGTATGTTAACTTATATGGCTTTGTATTTTTTTGGGCTCTCTCGATTGGATGATTTTATCAGCCAGTGAGAGCTATGATTAGAACTTCATTATTTTGGAGGATTTGTCTTGTGACAAATGGAACAAGAAAACAATTACATTATGTGGAACAAAATATTGTATGGAAATTATGTCAGGTTATAATGGAGACAAAGGAAAGGGACAAAATATGTGAAAAGCTGCATCTTCCTGGTGAAAGATAACATTAATGAAAATGGTGTTTTACTTTCAAGGAGGGTGTGTTAATTTTTTGTTAGATGTTTTTTGCACTCTTAAGAAGGACATTTTCTTCGGTTTCTCATGAATCACTCCAAGATGAATCCCCCCATTATCTTGGAACAATCTGAATGGTGCTACTGGATACACTACACAAAACAACCATTAGACTACAAAATGATTGGTCATTCAGATAGATTTCTCATTTACATGTATTTAATCAAATATATAACAAAAATAACAGCTTTCTTGTTTAGTAGCATTGCTCCTAATTAAGGAAAATTGTAACACTATCTTCAGCTACCCTCGAGTCTGGTCACAAGCATTTTTATACTGGTTACATTTTTCTTGTATTTGTTTGTTTACGTGTTTTTTAacccttttttattttatttttacattttttatttactcGTTTTTTTAAATTAGGAAACAGTGATGTACAGAAGATGGTTGCCTGCCAGACTCTTTGTCCTGGTGATGAGTAGGCGACAATATTAAAAGTCCAGGAAAGATGACACACATGGTTTTCTTGTGCATGTTTTCTTTGAAGTGGAATAAGAGAGACGTCGGTTGAGGAAGACTAATTATATTCAATTCATGTCAGTTCAACACATATCATTGAAATCGCGTCCAATTCCTTGGTTGAAGACCATTTTATCCTGTTACGTCATCGGTGGGGGAAGACTATAGGCGTTCGAAAATTCGCCCTGGTTATCTCCAtttcagagcgcagaataactgatgaatttacgaacgctcaacacccgttgaataggGCCGGTGTCAGCAAACGGATTAAAAAAACTTACTTcagttgttgccagcagcacagttacagtcaccaacgctctggataacatgaaaaccgcataaccagctctgctagggcaagtaaaatggccagagtgaggtgttctcttatTTGTTTGGaagtaactagctaacgttagccagttaatttgggtgcttgactgccgttgtgaggtcagaaggctcggatcaaccctactcctcagccagagcgtccagtgtgcgctctaaaCGCTCCGACagtgaaacgctctgaatttactaaaGGGCAATATGACAGTTAAATAATGAATAaaattaacaaaaaaatatacaaatattcTGAATTTACATACGCCCTCCAGAGTGCAATACGAACGCACCCTATAATGCACTCCTGGTCTGCAATGCAAACCGATAGGCTATTTAATTTCTGAATTGGTTACAATTAGGTTAAGGGTCAGATTTTGATTATATTGGCTCATTGTTTTCAGGTCAGTAGGTACCCACACTTTTCTGCGAGTGTCCCTtttaaaatcctcatcaatcagcAGACTAAATCTTTCTACATGATTACCTGATTGGTCAGTTTACACCCATGCCaaggaagtgcaaacagagttCTTCCGGTCACTGTGTTTGGTTTGAATCGAAGAAGGTAAGTGAAGTTATTTTCCCTGTGAATGTTTTGTGTGTAAAAAAATGTTTACTCACATCGTTGATGTCTTTATAACAAAGTTAAACGTTAGGTGGGTGACCATTGTCAATTGTAGCTAAATAAGCAAAGTAGGA of Salvelinus alpinus chromosome 4, SLU_Salpinus.1, whole genome shotgun sequence contains these proteins:
- the LOC139573405 gene encoding multiple epidermal growth factor-like domains protein 8, whose translation is MSLNTHVRIHNGEKPYECKECGKIFTKGSSLGKHLLTQCSLHRLALVCCQQGGLDGVSEGVCVQRNSSWSFLHCPEEDECANGHHHCNITQDCHDLTQGYHCTCKQGYVLSRVSGQCEPVCAQGCVNGTCVSPGVCQCHFGFVGDNCSSQCRCNKHSNCKGVSEPDKCLECKNNTMGDHCEKCKPLYVGSAVGGGTCRPCREFCRGNSAVCLSRDEHKRALDHPQDHPLDPDSVSDSLLFSGCRRVLQRTQRFV